One window of the Candidatus Tisiphia endosymbiont of Sialis lutaria genome contains the following:
- a CDS encoding bifunctional (p)ppGpp synthetase/guanosine-3',5'-bis(diphosphate) 3'-pyrophosphohydrolase: MQDTTTNDLHKIIANIRDSLRKNYIEAEIRYRLKDPYSALKKMLRKGITVKELTDLIGFRIIVNKQYECYKLLTILYKIYPVNMEKSKDYIANPKDNGYRSLHIVVIADTYDCNIEIQIRTNRMHNMAESGSANHKNYKKIQEEKLRELLYEEKLNTAAINTEINKAYDIFNQFNWTISELVAYEQIIENLWHKFQKNF; the protein is encoded by the coding sequence ATGCAAGATACCACTACTAACGATTTACACAAGATTATAGCTAATATTAGGGATAGTCTGCGTAAAAATTATATAGAAGCTGAAATACGTTACAGATTAAAAGATCCTTATTCTGCTTTAAAGAAGATGCTAAGGAAGGGTATTACTGTGAAAGAATTGACTGACCTAATTGGTTTTAGGATTATAGTTAATAAGCAATATGAATGTTATAAATTATTGACTATTCTTTACAAGATATATCCTGTTAATATGGAGAAGAGCAAAGACTATATTGCTAACCCTAAGGATAATGGTTACCGTTCTTTGCATATCGTAGTTATAGCAGATACCTATGACTGTAACATAGAAATACAAATACGGACTAACAGGATGCATAATATGGCAGAATCTGGTAGCGCTAACCATAAGAACTATAAAAAGATACAGGAAGAAAAACTAAGAGAGTTATTATATGAGGAGAAACTTAATACAGCTGCTATTAATACTGAGATAAATAAGGCATATGATATTTTTAACCAATTTAATTGGACTATATCAGAGCTTGTTGCTTATGAGCAGATAATTGAAAATCTTTGGCATAAATTCCAAAAGAATTTTTAA